ATCTTCCTTATCACTAAAATCTTCCTTATCACTAAAATCTTCCCTATCACTAAAATCTTCCTTATCACTAAAATCTTCCTTATCACTAAAATCTTCCTTATCACTAAAATCTTccttatcattattatattccaTATCACATAAATCATccttatcattattatattccaT
The DNA window shown above is from Plasmodium reichenowi strain SY57 chromosome Unknown, whole genome shotgun sequence and carries:
- a CDS encoding putative exported protein (Plasmodium exported protein, unknown function), producing VKMDEYENDEEETYEEEEEEYIDEKNENYENKEDISDREDLSDMEYNNDKDDLCDMEYNNDKEDFSDKEDFSDKEDFSDKEDFSDREDFSDKEDFSDKED